In the Silene latifolia isolate original U9 population chromosome 1, ASM4854445v1, whole genome shotgun sequence genome, TTAAAAGTTGAATGTATAGTTTGAAATTAGTTAAAAACCAACTTAAACTCTTAATATGTATAGTTGAATATTTTGTATCTTGATAATGAGCACAATATCTTCACTATGATTACAATATTTATATAAAGTTTTGAAGCAGACctgtgaatttcacgggtttaaacctagttaAAAATCAATGCAAATAGTGAGGCTAATTTATATTTTTattctttcatttattttttGATTTACACAGTGGCATGGTGCTGTAGTGGCATGGTGCTGTAGTCAAGGGTTGTTACAAGTAGAAATTATGTATAGTCAGTCGTTTCACGACATGTCAATGGGCTCGGTTTATGTTTCCGAAACACCAGAATGAATTGGGTCACTGAAAAATCTTCTTGTTATTCATGTGTTGCAAGTTTGCAACGCAATCCAAATAACCGGAACTTGAATGGCATTGTGTGCTGCTTATCTTAAAAagattttttattctttttttttttcgaatgtGATAGGATAATGGGGATTGGATTAGAGTATTTGACTCCATTATTAATGTCAAACTCATTTAAGTAGAAATATACTGTATTTGCAAAGAGATACTCCATAGTTAGTATATTGAATTATTGATGCATGGTTCGATAAATTGACTAATACTTTTTGAATCAATTTTTAAAAGAAACGTTGATATATTTATCAAGCAGGATATATAGtacaaccaagtggtgttagtccaaaGGTGATAGTCAAGGTTAAatcttgaagcttgcagaaatgcaggagttgagaggttccaggttcgactaccagttgaggcgatgatcacttggccactgcagcccccgaagggggtgacttacatggtccatgtggtggtgcgggaatggaggggactcaaccccctcgtcataaaaaaaaaaaggatataTATAGTACTTCGTATTAAGTAACTCGTCTGACATCACTATTTTTATGTTTCTGGCAAATAGAGAATGAAGAATGAAATTTTTCCAACCCAGAAAAGTCAAATGCCTCTGATAGGACTTTTCCCGAGGGTGATCGGAGACTAGGAAAAAAAGGAAAGAACTTCAGTTTCAGCACATTTTtacgaaaaaagagaaaaacttACTTTTAAATGGCTCGAGTGGGCACTCGCTAGGATTCACAGCAGTAGAGTAAGTCATCTGCAAAACCTGACATCCGTCCTACTGCCTGCTCGGGGCTATGACAAGCACAAGACCGGATATCGCCTTTGCCGGCGAGACAGGGAAGTGCGATCAGGATATCCACGTGCCCAAGTCTCATAGAATCTTAACCTAGCCTTGTGAAGCCCAAGGAGTAAAAGGACATTTAATATTAATAGAATATAAAATAATTCCATAGAATAATTTTGTAAATCATTAGAATCAGCATATCACCTCCCGTATTCTTTGTACATTTGGTTAGCAATATTCATGGGATTACAATCCCTTAATTTAGGATAGTTATTATTAGTCTTCCTATAATCTTGGGTTGACTATAGCTAACTTAGGAATCCTTGTACACTATATATTGTATCCTTTGTGAATGCAATGATCATGGAAAATCATTTCTTATATGGTATCAGTTACCAATCCCGATCCCTTACTCATCTTCCGCTATACTCTCCTCCGTTTCAATCTCTTTCTTCTCTCGCATCCTCTCGTCGTCGTCTCACCATGACTAACGACACCAATCCTAAATCGGCTTTTCATCCCGCTTACTCTGTTTCTAACATCAAAAACTACGTCCCTATCACTCTTGAGGCCGAGAATGTTCATTACGCGTCACGGGCAGAGCTCTTCCTCAACACAGCTCGTGCATTTGACGTCCTCGACCACGTTGCACCGCCTAAAGACACCGTGATTCAAAAAGATGGTCAGTGGGATCGTCTCGATGCAATCGTCAAACAATGGATTTACAAAGACGATTTCTCTTGACCTTCTTCACACCATCCTTGAACCCGGTCTCTCTGCACAAGCCGCGTGGGATCGTCTCAAGGACATTTTTAATGACAACAAAAATTCTCGGGCCGTATACTTGGAGCAACAATTCACTAGCACTCACATGGATAGTTTCCCGAACATGTCCGCCTACTGTCAAAAACTCAAGATGATAGCCGATCAATTAGCTAATGTTGGTTCGCCTGTGTCGGAGACTCGCTTGGTCCTCCAACTCGTCACACACTTGTCTGCCGGATACAACAGCGTGGCGACGCTCATTCAACAAAGTGATCCTTTGCCTTCGTTTTACAAGGCTAGGTCGATGCTCACTCTTGAGGAAAGCCGTATGGCCAAGGAGACGCCCGACACCGCACTTCTGTCTTCACAAACTCCCGCCGCCGACTCGCATCTCGGTCcaatcaaaataataataatcatcataAGAATGGCAAAGCAAAGAATAATTACAAAGGCAAGGGCAATCGACACAACAATCGCGGAAATTATCGAGGTAAGAATAATAATGGTGGTGGTTCTAATTATAACAGTGGTGGAAATTCATATTCTAATAACAATACTAAGCACAATTACCTTGGTCAACAATCATCCTGACTGTAACCCGCCATCATGGACATGGGTTCCTTTCTCGGCGGCCGCAATGCCGCCACCATGCCCATATCCTACCTCCGGCTGGTCTGCTCCCAACTCTAACCCCGCTGTAGGTATCCTCGGCCCTAGGCCGCAGCAGGCATTCCTTGCACACCATCGCAAGCCCCTGGTGCGCTTGTTCCGACTGACATCGTTGCCGCGATGCAAACTTTAAACTTCCAGGGACCCGATGAGAACTACTACATGGATACCGGGGCCTCGTCACATATGCAGTCTAGCAATGGTACGCTCTCCTCTTACTCTCTTTTGAGTGATAATCGTCACATAGTCGTTGGTAATGGCAGTTTGATTCCAATTACAGGTCTCGGTAACACTAAACTACCCTTCCCTCACCACAATTTACACCTCAATAACGTACTACATGTGCCAAGTCTCATTAAAAATCTTGTTTCGGTTCGAAAATTTACTATTGATAATAATGTTTCCGTTTCATTTGACCCGTTTGGTTTCACTGTGAAGGATCTCAAGACGGGGAAGCCGATAATGCGCAGTAATAGCACGGGCGACCTCTACCCTCTCCTCCAATCCAAATCGTCCTTCACTGCCAACCCAACTGTCTTGCTGGCCGCGTCAACTTCAACGTGGCATGACCGATTAGGACATCCCGGTCCCGTTATTTTTAATTCTCTTTGTCATAATAAAACAATTAGTTGTCGTCCAATTAAGTTGTCCTCAATTTGTCATTCGTGTCAATTAGGAAAGCATGTTAAATTTCCTTTTGTTGAGTCTCTGTCAAACACTATGTGTCCGTTTGATATTTTACATACCGATTTATGGACATCGCCCGTTATTAGCACCATGGGACACCGttattatgttttatttttagacGATTTCACTAATTTCCTTTGGACTTTTCCACTCAAAAATAAGTCACAAGTTCATTCTATTTTTTCTACACTCTACAACATGATAAAAAATCAATTCCATTACTCTATTAAAACTGTCCAATGTGATAACGGACGCGAATTTGATAATGCTTCGTTCCATCAATTCTTTGCTAGATTTGGCCTTCTATTTCGATTCTCATGCCCTCATACCTCTTCCCAAAATGGTAAAGCAGAACGAAAAATCCGCACTATAAATAACATCATGCGTACCCTTCTCCTACACTCCCATATGCCTCCCTCCCTTTGGCACCATGCTCTTGCCATGGCAACCTACTTACATAACATTCTACCCAGTAAAGCAAATAATCACACCTCCCCTACATCGAGTCTATACTATCGGGAACCCTCCTATGCCCACCTACGGACTTTTGGGTGTCTATGCTATCCTCACGTCCCTCCCTCCACTATTCACAAACTTGCCCCCCGTGCTACTCCTTGTGTATTTATCGGCTACCCGGAAAATCATAGGGGATACAAATGTTTGGATTTAAAAACCCGGAAAGTAATTGTTGCTCGTCATGTCACATTTGACGAAACAACCTTCCCTTTTGCAAACCCCTCCAAACCAGCGACCCCTATTACCTCTGACCCGCCACCGTATGTCATTCATCACCTACAGCAACCCATCCCGGACACACCCGTCCCTACGTCTACACCCGATCAGCCGCCTCACTCCCCTGTTCACGCCAATACCGAGCCAAGACAACCCTCCCCTGTTCATGTGTCCCCTGCTCCCTCGTCTCCTGCTCACTCGCCAACCGCCTCCCACTCACAACAGTCCACAGCCACATACAACAATCGGCCTTTCCCCACAAATGACTACCCGTGCCCAACATGGTATCTTTAAACCCAAACACCTATTCGACTTGTGCACTACCTCACTCTCGCCCGTCCCAAAATGCCCTATCACTGCCCTCAGTGACCCTAATTGGAATCGGGCCATGACCGATGAGTACGATGTACTCATTAAGAGTAAGACTTGGGTTCTTGTACCTAGGCCGGACAATGTTAACATTACTCGCTGCATTTGGCTTTTTAAGCATAAATTTAAGGCTAATGGTGAGTTGGAGCGATACAAAGCTCGTCTTGTTGTCAATGGCAGGTCTCAACAGGTTGGTGTTGATTGTTATGAAACTTTTAGTCCGGTGGTAAAGCCTACTACTATCCGTATTGTTCTCAGTCTTGCTGTGTCAAAGAAATGGCAAATCCACCAACTCGATGTGAAAAATGCTTTCTTGCACGGTAACCTTGCTGAAACTGTCTATATGCACCAACCACCCGGTTTTCGTGACAAAGATCGTCCGAATCATGTGCGCCTTCTCAAGAAATCACTTTACGGTCTCAAACAAGCGCCCCGAGCATGGTATCATCGGTTTGCTACATTTGTGTCCACAATTGGCTTCAAACAAAGTCGGTCCGATAATTCCCTATTTATTTATCGGAACGGTAATGACATggcttatttattattatatgttgatgatattattttgGCCACTTCAAATGATAAGCTGCGTCTTACTCTTATGGGTCATCTACATTCCGAATTCGCCATGACCGATCTTGGGCCTTTAAATTTTTTTCTTGGGATAGCTGCTATTCGACATAACCAAGGACTATTCTTACATCAAAAACGGTATGCCGAGGACATCATACACCGTGCTAATATGGGTTCGTGTAAACCAGCCCACACGCCTGTCGACACCAATTCTAAGCTAAGTGCCTCGGCTGGTGCTCCCGTTGTTGACCCATCCATCATTATTTCGCAGCCTCGCCGACGCCCTTCAATACCTAACCATTACGAGACCCGATATTTCCTATGCGGTCCAACAAATTTGTTTACATATGCATGATCCTCGGGAAGCTCACTATGGTGCCTTAAAACGAATTATCCGTTACATCAAAGGTACGTCTCACCTAGGTCTGCACATTACCGAGTCTCCTGCCACTAATCTTGTCACCTATACGGACGCCGATTGGGGTGGGTGTCCCGACACCAGACGGTCTACATCAGGATATTGTGTTTATTTGGGTGATAATTTGGTTTCATGGTCCTCCAAAAGACAAGCCACGGTCTCTAGGTCCAGTGCCGAAGCCGAATACCGAGGTATTGCTAATGTCGTTGTTGAGTCCTGCTGGGTTCGAAATCTCTTACTTGAATTACATTGTCCAATTCGGAAAGCAACTTTCGTATCTTTGTGATAATGTCTCTGCCATATATCTTTCCGGTAACCCGATTAATCACCAACGCACCAAGCATATCGAACTTGACATTCATTTTGTGCGTGAGAAGGTAGCTCTCGGTGAAGTTGTGGTCCAACATGTCCCGTCTCGATATCAATTCGCGGATATATTTACCAAGGGTTTACCGAGGGTACTCTTTGACGATTTCCGCTCCAGTCTCAGCATCCGTCCTCCTCCCGCTTCGATTGCGGGGGTGTAATAGATTATAAAATAATTCCATAGAATAATTTTGTAAATCATTAGAATCAAAGATATCACCTCCCGTATTCTTTGTACATTTGGTTAGCAATATTCATGGGATTACAATCCCTTAATTTAGGATAGTTATTATTAGTCTTCCTATAATCTTGGGTTGACTATAGCTAACTTAGGAATCCTTGTACACTATATATTGTATCCTTTGTGAATGAAGGGAAAATCATTTCTTATAAATATATTTGACAGTTTTATACATACGGTTTCCCTCTGATATTTACTACTTCGTATGACATACTATATGGTTGATACAAATACGGCTAGAATAATGTTAATGAGTAGGGCGTGTGGCCACCGCCACTTTAACCGACACTTAAACACGTACTTTTTCCGTttgtcatttgtttactttttaaaTTTATTGTAAGAGGTACTCCATAATTTAAGTAAAGGCAAATAGATGATTGAGATCAATCAGAATTAAAAGGAGAGATTACCAACCATAGTTCTATTTATTTCTTGATAGGCTCTATAGTTATTTTATTGATCGGGATCCAACGTTGTGAATCACGATGTTGTGGACAAGTGCTTTTACAATTACAATACTATACAATGATTCCATTCCCTTAATCATAAATAGATACCATACATACATAGGTGCTTTACGTAATAGTTGCACATAACATGCATTTACCTAATATTGCACTATTGCCGATAATCCGAATCAGAATATGTTAATGAGTTCTATATAAGCTTTTGAAACACCAGTATTGGGACACTGGAAGATGTTCTTCTTGTTATTCATGCGTCGTAACGCAATCCCAATAATTGGAAGAAGAtgtgtttgcttttttttttttatatacttATTATTTTGAATACTATAAAAGATAATAGGAATTATACTAGAGTATTTGACTCAATTATTAATTTTGAAAAGTAGAGATATTTTTGAAAAAAGAACAATTAATATATTGATGGTTGAGTAAATTGACTAATACGAGTACTAATAAATCAATTTAGAAAAAACCGTTGATATATTTATTAAGAAGCGTAGTACTAAGTAGTTCATAGCCTCTTTCAGTTGGGTGATAGCTATCCCAAAACAAGTACTTGGTGTCGTCAGAGCAAACTGTATCAAACTTGTTGCATGATTCTGCAACTTCAATTAACCCTGTACCACAACATCCTCGCGTCACTTGTTCAAACCCTGAatagttcaaaaaaaaaatccattttATATTCATTTAAGAAAAAGGGCATTTAATTTAATATACTACAGTTTTGTAAGGGTTTCCTCTGATTTTTACTACTTTTAGAAATAGAAGTCGAGATTACCTACCATAGTTAAGAGGATGTTGGATCATGTCAAGCAATGTAGTGTAGAAATCAATGTAGACGAGCTTCGCATCACGAAGGCTGTTAGAAAGTGAATCAAGTTTGATAGCCAGCTTGGACTTGAAAACTTGTGCTAAATTATTGTAATTCTCTACACACTTCCTACTTATCCCTCCAGCTAGTGTTCTTTGCGATGGCAGGCATCCAATTGGTAGTGTACTGAATACTCCTATTCGCCGTGCCCCTAGTTCATATAGATCCTGTACGTTCAATTCCATATCATATTTTTAATCTTATCTATCCAACCTTTGTTTACCTCAAAACGTTTTCAATGTCGTTAAAAAAAAGAAGagagtatatatataaatatatatatatgtaaccTGGACAAAAGAAGAAGAGGAGTTGGCTAAGAAAGAGGCGTAACCATCAACATCATACATATTCCTACGAATCGGGATATCAAAGTAGCTGATGGCAATATCAACACTTCCGGCCACAACTAGGAACATACTGTTCTTCATTATGTATTCCGTCCTCTCTTCTCCCACCATTTCTCTCACTCTCGCTTTGTATTCTTTCAAATATTCTAGTTGCTCCGATAGTGATAGTACTGACTGCATTATATATCACCAATCAAGTGTCATCAAATAAGATTAAACCAAAATGGTTCTACTCAGTGGCGGATCTTAATCGTGAAATTAAAAACAATATGGGAGCATTGTTATTAGGTGTATATATGTACATACCGAAATGGTACTTGTCAAAGGGTCGTAACCAGAACCTCCAGAAGCGAAACTGACACCTGTAAGCAAATCTTGTGGACTTATACTTGGGTCAAGATATGCTCCCACACTTTGTTTTATTGATAACATTTCCGCTGTCAGGTACATACATACAATATTTACTAAAGAACAACCATTAAATTAATAAATATTTTACTTTGTCACCTTAGCTTTAATTAGTGTGTATTTAGTAGATACGTACATAATTCCACGTAGTAGTACTAATTggtttttgtagtagtgaaaatGTATGTTAGGTTAATTATATAACCTTATACCTTATTTACAAATGTAACCTCATTAGTTTTGAACAAGTTCGACATCTTTTTGCCTTGTGTTGCAACACGTATAGAGTACGTACTCTATCTTAAACGTAAATGCTACGTATCATATTTTCtcatacaaaaattaaaaaaatttaaatataaaataaaatgaaagcccTTGATTACATGACATAATTTCAAGGGGAAATCCCTTGAATAGTATACCCTACGTGCGTAGATAAACGTATGTACCTATAAAGTCAGTGGGGATCCTTCCGTTGCTGAATCGGCCAGTAGGAATTCCACCCATAAAATCTTTGCCATAAGGTGGGAAATTAGACTTTGATAGTGTGTTAAGGTTGTTATTGTTTCCAGGATCAATTATGGAATCTCCGAACCCAAATATCGCCGGTACCGTCACGTTTGGAGGGAGCTTCATTCTGGTTGTTGCTGCAATAGGAATAGGGTTGATGATGTTGAAGAGCAGGAATATAGACAACCACAAACCTAACCATTCTAACAAATAGCTAGAATATTGCATGGTGCCTACAAACTCTCACACTAAAGCTTAATTCCTTTTAACTTTTAACACTTATCAATGTAACTAAACTTTTTGTGTTATTCACTAATACCAGATTGTATACATACATACTTACATAAAATTTatactaataaaataaaaggatttAGAGAACAGAAAAATATTTTTATAGGAAATACATTTTAAGATATTATGGAGTAGTACTATTTAATTGTATAAAACCCATTTATTTAAGTGTATATTACTAATTTGTTTAGCTATATATATTCTCTTTTCGTAAACATTGAATTGTTAGGCCATAAATATAGTTTGATTACCAAACACCTAAAAAAACTGTGACCCTACCTAAAATTGGGATAAATTCTACTTTTGTGGTTTGTCCCTGCTTCACTTTTTATAGTCACCACCTCCATCTTAAATTTAGGCCAACATATCATTGGTAACAACGACCAATCTTCTCATGGCTTGGAGTAGCAGGGGTGATAATAAGTGATAACCAGACGCGCTCGAGCTTGACCTTGCTCGATTTGTGCTCATGAAACAAAACTCGAGTTTGAACTCACCCAAGTTTGAAAAAATTGGGTTTATTATCATGCTCCCGAGCTTTAACCGGAGCTCGAGTCGAGTTTGAGCTCAACTCGAGCCTATATATAAATGTTAATTTATCGTTTTTTCTTTCGATTGTTTCAATAACAGAACTCGGAGATTACATataaaaatatttggcaaatcaAAGAAAATATTTGATACGATTATACAaagatataatcatgataaatatttttataaaataagagCAAAATATCATGGTTGTCAAAATAAAAGTTTGTCTTATAATTTGTTTTAGGAAAATGAGATAGCGTCACCAGGTAGTACTCAAATTGAGCGTCACCCGGGGAATAATAGTAAACTAGGTAGTACTTCGCTGACTACATGTAGTGCTACTACCCTCGCGTATAGTACCACTCTCGGCTCTTCGGGTTGTGTCGGGCTGTGTGGGTGGTTATGTTGCATGTAGCCAATGGTCCTGGGGGAGTCGGTCGGAATTTGGAGTCTCAGTGTTTTTCGGGGTGGGTGTTCGTTGGGTCTGCAATGTTTTGTGGTTGGCTTGTCCGGTCCGTTTCCGTTCTTTGGTTGGAGTGTGGTTTTGGTTGTTGTGAGGTCATGAAGGCATGATGGGTAGTGTGGAGTCGGTTTGCTGGTTGTGGTGTTGGTAGGGTCGGATGCGGTGGATTCTTATACAAATAATGGTTATTTCCGTGTTAGCATGTTTTTTGTTATTTCAAATAATAAGCCCCTATTGGTTTGGGGTGTCCTGTCCCCTTATCCATGGGTCATGTAGGACGAATGGTACATTATATTGCATGCGGTTTGTGTTGAGCCTAGCTCTCGGTGGTATTCAGAGAAGGTTTTGGTAAGGAGGATTTTCAAATGGTCTTCTCCATTATTACCCAgttttttacttgtttttcaaAGCTACGAGGTCCGGGTCAGCGGGGATTATGGTCCAAAGTGTAGGAGTGTTTTCTCCTTTGGAGACATATTTTTGTGGTCTGTTATCCGCCTTTTCTTTCTACGTCCTTGgggcgtaagtgcactttgttCTCTCTCGTTGGGTCAAGGGGCTCGTAGGTTTCCCGATGACGTGTTCCACAGCCAAGGGGATGAATCTCCAAGACGCTTTCTTGGGTCTTGTTGTAGGTATTTCTCTGAAGCTGTATCGATGAAGACGAGAATAGATGAGTTTATGGGGGCTCGTTGGTTTTCTGAGGAAGTTTAtcacagccaaggagatgaatctccgagacttTCTC is a window encoding:
- the LOC141599870 gene encoding GDSL esterase/lipase EXL3-like isoform X1; amino-acid sequence: MQYSSYLLEWLGLWLSIFLLFNIINPIPIAATTRMKLPPNVTVPAIFGFGDSIIDPGNNNNLNTLSKSNFPPYGKDFMGGIPTGRFSNGRIPTDFIAEMLSIKQSVGAYLDPSISPQDLLTGVSFASGGSGYDPLTSTISSVLSLSEQLEYLKEYKARVREMVGEERTEYIMKNSMFLVVAGSVDIAISYFDIPIRRNMYDVDGYASFLANSSSSFVQDLYELGARRIGVFSTLPIGCLPSQRTLAGGISRKCVENYNNLAQVFKSKLAIKLDSLSNSLRDAKLVYIDFYTTLLDMIQHPLNYGFEQVTRGCCGTGLIEVAESCNKFDTVCSDDTKYLFWDSYHPTERGYELLSTTLLNKYINGFF
- the LOC141599870 gene encoding GDSL esterase/lipase EXL3-like isoform X2 codes for the protein MQYSSYLLEWLGLWLSIFLLFNIINPIPIAATTRMKLPPNVTVPAIFGFGDSIIDPGNNNNLNTLSKSNFPPYGKDFMGGIPTGRFSNGRIPTDFIGVSFASGGSGYDPLTSTISSVLSLSEQLEYLKEYKARVREMVGEERTEYIMKNSMFLVVAGSVDIAISYFDIPIRRNMYDVDGYASFLANSSSSFVQDLYELGARRIGVFSTLPIGCLPSQRTLAGGISRKCVENYNNLAQVFKSKLAIKLDSLSNSLRDAKLVYIDFYTTLLDMIQHPLNYGFEQVTRGCCGTGLIEVAESCNKFDTVCSDDTKYLFWDSYHPTERGYELLSTTLLNKYINGFF